One genomic window of Cannabis sativa cultivar Pink pepper isolate KNU-18-1 chromosome 2, ASM2916894v1, whole genome shotgun sequence includes the following:
- the LOC133034527 gene encoding protein FAR1-RELATED SEQUENCE 5-like, with amino-acid sequence MYAKHMGFSTRKDDVWGSHGVIVMRRWVCCSEGSKKIASPNTPRKKRPHDVTRTGCHAALRILLTQPCNTWKCKEFSTIHNHELASSSEVQFLRSYRVVSDGLLAQVRSMNSAGIKTANIMSHGSLQSGGYEKMPCQLRDVYNRAAGAKREEKIETDSEGALGFLDCLAEKDPNFFVVYQVDEENRLANLFWADGNSRVDYVALGDVLGFNTTYMTNEYNKPLTVLIGVNHHFNTCIFGFALLLHEKLPSYSWLLQKFLECHGDKKPNVVVTDQDAAMKQAIVEHMPDVTHRLCAWHLNTNASKKVKDPIFLKTFKDLMYNYYEEEEFEARWLDVIQTQQLTDNEWCQTTFESRQQWAETYLRGSFVAGMRTTQCCESINSALKKILEKNYCLREFVTTIDMIVSKLRYNETANDFESRCTRPHPPNPTCLTTYYNQCAEFYTRTMYHKVAEQLDL; translated from the coding sequence ATGTACGCGAAACATATGGGTTTCAGCACAAGGAAAGACGATGTATGGGGTTCTCATGGGGTCATTGTAATGCGGAGGTGGGTTTGTTGTTCCGAGGGTTCGAAAAAAATCGCATCACCGAACACACCAAGAAAAAAAAGACCTCATGATGTCACTAGAACCGGATGTCATGCAGCATTGCGTATTTTACTCACACAACCGTGTAACACTTGGAAATGCAAAGAGTTCAGCACAATACACAATCACGAGCTGGCTTCATCGAGTGAGGTACAATTTTTGAGATCATATAGAGTTGTGTCCGATGGGTTGCTTGCCCAAGTTAGGTCGATGAACTCCGCAGGAATTAAAACTGCCAACATAATGTCTCATGGTTCTTTGCAAAGTGGAGGTTAcgagaaaatgccatgtcaaCTTCGAGATGTGTACAACAGGGCTGCTGGTGCGAAGCGAGAAGAGAAGATAGAGACGGACTCAGAAGGGGCTCTGGGATTTCTTGATTGTCTCGCAGAGAAGGATCCTAATTTCTTCGTGGTCTATCAGGTTGACGAGGAGAATCGCTTGGCTAACTTATTCTGGGCAGATGGAAACTCACGCGTGGACTATGTAGCTTTGGGGGATGTACTAGGATTTAACACAACCTACATGACAAATGAGTACAATAAGCCCCTCACTGTTCTCATTGGCGTCAACCACCATTTCAACACATGCATCTTCGGCTTTGCTCTCCTCCTCCACGAGAAGCTTCCATCATATTCTTGGCTACTTCAAAAATTTCTAGAATGCCATGGAGATAAGAAGCCAAATGTTGTAGTTACTGACCAAGATGCGGCCATGAAACAGGCTATCGTTGAACACATGCCCGATGTTACGCACCGTCTCTGCGCTTGGCATCTCAATACAAATGCTTCGAAAAAGGTTAAAGATCCGATCTTCTTAAAAACTTTTAAGGATCTCATGTACAACTACTACGAGGAGGAAGAATTTGAAGCAAGATGGTTAGACGTCATCCAAACCCAACAACTAACAGATAATGAATGGTGTCAAACAACATTCGAGTCAAGACAACAATGGGCAGAAACTTATTTAAGGGGTTCATTCGTTGCAGGAATGAGAACCACACAATGTTGCGAATCCATCAACTCCGctctaaaaaaaattttagaGAAGAATTATTGCTTGCGTGAATTTGTAACAACCATAGATATGATAGTCTCAAAGCTCAGATACAACGAGACTGCAAATGACTTCGAAAGCAGATGCACTCGACCTCACCCACCTAATCCTACATGCTTGACCACGTACTACAACCAATGTGctgaattctacacaagaaCTATGTACCACAAGGTTGCTGAGCAACTTGATTTATAG